In the genome of Arabidopsis thaliana chromosome 4, partial sequence, the window AGGTACCGAGGTCAATACAGGCAAGGGATGAGACATGGAACTGGTATCTACAGATTTTATACAGGGGATGTATATGCTGGTGAGTGGTCTAATGGACAGAGCCATGGCTGTGGTGTGTATACCTCTGAGGATGGTAGTCGTTTTGTTGGAGAGTTTAAATGGGGTGTCAAACATGGCCTTGGTCATTATCATTTCAGGTGAGAATTCATCAGTTTTAACTTTTGCAGAAATGGTTTAGCTTTTCAGTGTATGGGTGATCTTTTAGTCCCATGCTATTGACGTTAAGTGTGACCGGTTTGAAAAATTGAAGTAAATGTGGTTTCTGGCTTTCAGTCTCGACTTTCTTGTTAAGTTATGATGCTGTGTTTAGGTCCATGTCTATGTTACTCGTGGGATGTTCTTAAAGTTTATGGCTTTCAGTCTTGAGTTCTTGATAGATTGTTATACTGCTTAATACCCTCTACTGGTAGCGTCCGTCACCCTTTGAAGaggatatcaaatttttaagCCTAATTGTTACTGGCATTGATAATTGCATGAGACTACCCTTTGAAAGATTCTGGATTTCAGTTCAAATTGCATATGAACCAATAGTTTTTTGTTGGCTGTCTTCCTTACGTTTCAGACAATTATAAGTCTAGGGGGAATCAAGGTTCAGGCTTATTTGTTGGACTTGAGCATGGatctaaaaaaaattgcatcaatcactgtcttctcttcttaagTGATATCTATCTGACTTGAAGCCACATCTCTCTTGTAGAAATGGTGATACATATGCTGGGGAGTATTTTGCAGACAGGATGCATGGTTTTGGAGTGTATCAATTTGGAAACGGGCATCGGTATGAAGGAGCCTGGCATGAGGGGAGAAGGCAAGGACTTGGTATGTACACGTTCAGGAATGGTGAGACACAGGCAGGCCATTGGGAAGACGGAGTTCTTAACTGTCCTACCGAGCAGACCACTCGCCCTGATTCATCGTTTTCCATCAGTCATTCCAAGGTTGTCGACACTGTCCAGGTACCTTATAATTTATCTTACTGCTGCTCATATATATTAAGTTAGAGTTTAGATCTTTAAGAAATTATCTTACTGCTGCCAATGATTGAGTACCCACATGAGATTTGATCCtgctccctctctctctttgatcaaCAGCAAGCAAGGAAAGCAGCCAAGAAAGCACGCGAAGTTGTGAAAGTTGAAGAGAGAGTGAACAGAGCAGTGATGGTCGCAAACCGAGCAGCAAATGCTGCTAGAGTTGCTGCTACAAAGGCTGTCCAAACCCAAACATTTCATTGTAGTAGTGGTGACGATCCCTTGTGAGTTCCTGCGGCAAAGATTTTGACATAATCGCAGTCATGACCTTACCTCGAACTTCTACGAAGACAGAAGAGTGAAAGAGAGATGTTTAGAGACAGCGTCAGAATTCGCAATCTCCGTTGAGATTTTCTTGAAGGTGAACCACTTGGAACCAATGTCGAGATCTCATAAGTAATAAGTAAGAGATCTGGCTATGGAGCAAGTATTACaggtttactttttcttttctcccaCTTGTTTTATGAGCAGGCTGGTTTAAAACTGTACATATGTTGTTGAAGAGTAAGCAATGTGTGTTAACAAAAGATCTTTGTAACAAGCGTAACCCATGTAAGAGAAGTaacaaaacattgttttacttttacaacGTGTTGAAAATAACACCTTTTTTTTACTAGATTTCTATGgatagaaattagaaaatgacATGAGAATTCCAGATTCAAATCAACTTGACAAAACCAACAAGGGAAAGAGTAAAGATATCTGGTCTGTGACAAGGTCCAAGTAGAGACGAATTACAGATCATCTAGGTAACTGTGCTTATGGTTCTTCAAACCCTTTCAGCAAATCCTAGCAGCCAGCCTTTGTGTTTGATTAAAGTGGGCTGGGCTAAAATATTGGCCGAGGCCATCAAGTGATTCTCTCCCGCTCAAGTCTTTTAATCCTTGAGGAGAAAATGGACTGGAAAATTCACGGAACTTTAACAGAAAGATGCAAAAATCGTTCTCGTTGATCCAAACAGTGGCAATCTCCGGCGTATTCTCCGCCGTCTCATGCTGGTGAGTGATTGTTCCCGTCtttcaagctcttcttcttcaattctcgtcttcttctctttccatgTCTCATCTTTAGGGTTTAAGCTGCCTTACTCAATTTCCAGGTATGGATTCATGTTCGGTAGAGAATCAGCGAGAAAAGAGCTCGGAGGTTTGATCGAAGAGCTCCGTCGTGGAGGCTCCAATTCTGATTCCACTCCCCATTCCTGAGTTAGGCATTCCAATTTCCCAGGACGGAGGAGGTTCTTCGTTATCCGTTGCTAAGTTAGTTTCCGATTTCGATTAATGTTCATGAAAATTGATCAATTGTTGTATAAACCGATGTGTTTGACAAATCCTTTGAGTTAATTCAAGTATGAAAGATTATCGTTTGAACGAGAGATGCATATTGATTGATGATAAGAGAAACTCACATTGATTGAGATAATATAAAACTGTAGGAGAAAAATGCATAGTATTTGAGATTAAGAGTATGAAGATGATGTACAAGGAAAACTCATAGGAAACATCTAAGTGTACATCATCttgattttgcttctctttgcTCTGACTCTGACCCAGAATTGTGCAAATCTATAGCTTTAACACTCTTACTGGTTTGATCTCTCTAGTTATTTATCAGACAGGAATACAATAAACACCACACTATATGTATGTACCTATGTGGGAAATTACACTAAAGCAGCCTCCTCCACATTCTCAGCGATCTTGCCTTTGACAAATCCAACATAAAGGTCACTTCCAGTTGTGTCTTCTTTTGAGAGTCTCCTCCCATGACCACCTTCCTTCATGTTCTTAACAAACTCCACTAACTGCTGCCAATTTTGACCC includes:
- a CDS encoding Putative membrane lipoprotein (Putative membrane lipoprotein; FUNCTIONS IN: molecular_function unknown; INVOLVED IN: biological_process unknown; LOCATED IN: endomembrane system; Has 16 Blast hits to 16 proteins in 9 species: Archae - 0; Bacteria - 0; Metazoa - 0; Fungi - 0; Plants - 16; Viruses - 0; Other Eukaryotes - 0 (source: NCBI BLink).) — encoded protein: MQKSFSLIQTVAISGVFSAVSCWYGFMFGRESARKELGGLIEELRRGGSNSDSTPHS